One genomic window of Ruminococcus gauvreauii includes the following:
- a CDS encoding ABC transporter permease, translated as MLKLIQCEMRKLKRKHFVSFVIFAALLFPIPFTALVLAGSMGNFTGFEAVFGLLVTMGMPIMLPAVLGIIAAMLFFMERDNDTLKNLRIIPSSPAKIATAKIAVLYILGLIFAFATMVSSMVGGLIAGSELTNIGENFGIAIITALLYTTSILPVVIAIVGFNRSYIFSVILTFFYTMFDFMLAYGGLFATTDPMMKMITNIMPAPIIYRWQAVRFVDPGTPAYSVMEPYFLPLWLVALTVVIIGVLSYLAIVRIYSKRES; from the coding sequence TTGCTTAAACTGATCCAATGCGAAATGCGGAAGTTAAAGCGGAAACACTTTGTATCATTTGTGATTTTCGCCGCACTTCTGTTCCCAATTCCGTTTACGGCTCTTGTACTGGCTGGAAGCATGGGTAACTTTACCGGCTTTGAAGCAGTTTTTGGCTTGCTGGTTACTATGGGTATGCCCATCATGCTTCCGGCTGTTTTAGGTATCATTGCGGCCATGCTATTTTTCATGGAACGGGATAACGATACTTTGAAAAACCTACGCATTATCCCTAGCTCCCCAGCTAAGATTGCTACCGCAAAAATCGCTGTACTTTATATTTTGGGACTGATCTTTGCCTTTGCCACCATGGTTTCGTCAATGGTTGGCGGCCTGATTGCCGGAAGCGAGTTGACAAATATTGGGGAAAACTTTGGGATTGCAATTATCACAGCATTGCTTTACACAACAAGTATTTTGCCGGTTGTCATTGCGATTGTCGGATTTAACCGCTCCTATATCTTTTCGGTTATTCTAACCTTTTTTTATACAATGTTCGACTTTATGCTTGCGTATGGAGGACTATTTGCCACAACAGACCCAATGATGAAGATGATCACAAACATCATGCCAGCACCTATTATTTACCGTTGGCAGGCGGTGCGGTTTGTTGATCCCGGAACCCCGGCTTATTCTGTAATGGAGCCGTATTTTTTACCTCTGTGGCTTGTTGCATTAACCGTCGTTATTATTGGGGTGCTGTCTTATCTGGCGATTGTCAGAATTTATAGCAAACGCGAAAGTTGA
- a CDS encoding ABC transporter ATP-binding protein, producing the protein MSDYIIETHDLTKKYGNQNSVSHLNIHVKKGRIYGLLGRNGAGKTTTMRMLLGLTAPTSGEVEIFGKPIHGNEKEILPRIGCLIESPGFYPNLTGTENLKIFADLRGLKSPQYIKNALEVVNLPYRDKKLFSQYSLGMKQRLAIALAVMHNPELLILDEPINGLDPIGIAEVRDFIRELCDATGKTILISSHILSEISLLADDVGIIDHGNLLEEESLKALESKNAKYIHFCVSDAQKAAQIIAATFQSKNIQLMDDKNLYLYDTALPVARINRTFIEAGIDVWEAHLCEDTLEDYFKRITGGEGIA; encoded by the coding sequence ATGAGTGATTACATTATTGAAACGCATGATCTGACGAAAAAATACGGAAATCAGAACAGCGTTTCCCATCTGAATATTCATGTAAAAAAAGGTCGTATCTATGGACTTCTGGGACGCAATGGTGCAGGCAAGACAACGACCATGCGGATGCTGCTGGGACTGACAGCTCCCACGTCCGGTGAAGTGGAGATTTTCGGTAAGCCAATTCATGGCAATGAAAAGGAAATCCTGCCCCGAATTGGCTGTCTGATCGAGTCACCGGGTTTTTATCCCAATTTGACAGGAACAGAAAACCTGAAAATTTTTGCCGACCTGCGGGGATTGAAAAGCCCGCAATACATCAAAAATGCTTTGGAAGTTGTCAACCTGCCTTACCGGGACAAGAAATTATTTTCGCAATATTCTCTCGGTATGAAGCAGCGTTTAGCTATTGCATTGGCCGTTATGCACAATCCCGAACTGTTGATTTTGGATGAACCGATCAACGGCCTTGACCCCATCGGTATTGCAGAGGTGCGCGATTTTATCCGGGAATTGTGCGACGCCACAGGGAAAACGATCTTAATTTCCAGCCACATCCTTTCGGAAATTTCCCTGTTGGCTGATGATGTTGGAATTATCGACCACGGTAATTTGCTGGAGGAAGAAAGCCTAAAAGCGCTGGAAAGTAAAAACGCGAAGTACATCCATTTTTGCGTATCGGATGCACAAAAGGCTGCACAGATTATTGCCGCAACATTTCAGAGCAAAAACATCCAGCTTATGGATGACAAGAATCTGTATCTTTATGATACAGCCCTGCCTGTAGCGAGAATTAACCGCACATTTATTGAAGCTGGCATTGACGTTTGGGAAGCCCATCTCTGCGAGGATACTTTGGAGGATTACTTCAAGAGAATTACAGGGGGTGAGGGGATTGCTTAA
- a CDS encoding response regulator transcription factor, whose translation MNDRMILVVDDETELLEMVRSIFMRAGFTQVLTVSSGEAALKVCKEKQPDMVILDVMMPGMDGFATLKELRKISKIPVLMLTARGEAEDKFAGFENGADDYLLKPFLPKELLFRVQAILKRAYPGKDRKVFFDTATVDLEKAMVQRNGESISLTAKEFQLFEKLYENAGRIVTTGALCQAICGDFWQGYESTLATHIRHLREKIEENPSKPIALVTIKGIGYRLNIKGAQT comes from the coding sequence ATGAACGATAGAATGATTCTTGTGGTAGACGATGAAACTGAGCTGTTGGAAATGGTGAGATCCATTTTTATGAGAGCCGGCTTTACGCAAGTGTTGACGGTATCCTCTGGTGAAGCTGCTCTGAAAGTATGTAAAGAGAAGCAGCCGGATATGGTGATCCTTGATGTTATGATGCCAGGCATGGATGGATTTGCCACACTAAAAGAATTGCGAAAGATAAGCAAAATCCCGGTTCTCATGCTGACAGCTCGCGGTGAAGCGGAGGACAAATTTGCGGGTTTTGAAAATGGAGCGGACGATTACCTGTTGAAACCATTTCTGCCGAAGGAATTATTATTCCGGGTGCAGGCCATATTGAAGAGGGCCTATCCTGGGAAGGATCGCAAAGTGTTCTTTGATACAGCAACCGTTGATTTGGAAAAAGCAATGGTTCAACGAAATGGGGAAAGCATCTCACTGACGGCCAAAGAGTTCCAACTTTTTGAAAAGCTGTATGAAAACGCAGGCCGAATCGTTACTACCGGCGCACTGTGCCAGGCGATTTGCGGCGACTTCTGGCAGGGATATGAGAGTACGTTAGCAACCCATATCCGGCATTTGAGGGAAAAGATTGAAGAAAATCCCTCAAAGCCGATTGCCCTTGTGACGATTAAGGGGATCGGGTACCGCCTGAATATTAAGGGGGCGCAGACGTGA